The genomic region GAACGTTGGCCGCGGTTCGGATCTGCTGCAGCAGGTCTTCCAGCGCTCGCGCGGTGGCGACGCGGACCAGGAGGACATAGCTCTCCTCCCCCGCCACTGAGTGACACGACTCGATCTCACGAATGTGTTCGAGCCGGGCAGGCGCATCATCGGGTTGAGACGGATCGAGGGGTGAGATGGCCACGAACGCCGACAGCATGTTGCCGATGGCCTCCGGGTTGATCCTCGCCCGGTACCCCGTGACCACGCCGCGCGATTCCAGGCGCCGCACCCGCGACTGCACCGCGGACACCGACAGACCGGCTACCGATGCCAACTGCGCCAGTGTGGCCCGCCCGTCGGCCACGAGAGCGCGCGCCAGGATCCGGTCGATCTCATCGAGTTCCTCACCCGTGTCCGTCATGGCCGGAGACTATCGCGACGACCCCTACGAGAAAGCGGCATCATGACCACCATGGCAACCTCCACGCCCGCTGCGGCCCTGCCCACCGCCGACGAGTTGCGCAAGAGGGTTCGCGCGGCGCTGGGCGCGATCGGTGCGCGATGCGACCTCCGCGAACCGGGCACCTCTGGCCTTCCCGCCCGTACACCCATCACCGACGACATGTTGTTCGCCATTGACGAGACCACCTCGGCGCAGGCGCAGGAGGCCATAGCCGCCGCAGCCACGGCATTCGCCGGCTGGCGCGTCACCCCCGCACCCGTTCGGGGCGCACTGGTGGCCCGGCTCGGTGAACTCCTGATCGAGCACAAGAGCGATCTCGCCACGCTCGTCACCGTCGAGGCGGGGAAGATCACCTCCGAGGCACTGGGCGAGGTGCAGGAGATGATCGACGTCTGCCAGTTCGCCGTTGGTCTCTCGCGTCAGCTGTACGGCAAGACCATCGCATCCGAGCGGCCCGGCCACCGGCTGATGGAGACGTGGCATCCGCTCGGCGTCGTCGGCGTCATCACCGCATTCAACTTCCCGGTCGCGGTCTGGGCGTGGAACACCGCCGTCGCGCTGGTATGTGGAAACACCGTGGTGTGGAAGCCTTCTGAACTCACCCCGCTCACCGCGATCGCGTGCCAGGCCCTGATCGAGCGCGCCGCAGACGACGTGGGTGCACCCCATGACGTCAGCCGACTCGTCCTTGGCGCCCGCGAGATCGGCGAACTGCTGGTCGACGACGCCCGAGTGGCGCTGCTGAGCGCGACTGGCTCGGTGCGGATGGGCCGGGAGGTCGGGCCGCGGGTGGCACAGCGCTTCGGCAAGGCGCTTCTGGAACTGGGCGGCAACAACGCGGCGATCGTCGCACCCTCGGCCGACCTCGATCTGGCGGTTCGCGGCATCGTGTTCGCCGCGGCGGGCACCGCGGGCCAGCGCTGCACCAGCATGCGCCGCGTGATCGCCCACACGTCGGTGGTGGACACCCTCGTCGAGCGTATCGAGCAGGCCTACCGCAGCCTGCCGGTCGGAGATCCGGCGGCCGAGGGCACCCTGGTCGGACCGCTGATCCACGAGCGCGCCTACCGCGACATGGTCGGCGCGCTCGAGCAGGCCAGGGCCGACGGCGGCGAGGTCATCGGCGGTGAGCATGTCGAGGTGGACGCGGGCGGCTTCTACGTGCGGCCCGCCCTGGTCCGGATGCCTGCGCAGACCGCCGTGGTGCACGACGAGACGTTCGCGCCGATCCTCTACGTGCTGACCTATGACGATCTCGACGAGGCCATCGCACTGAACAACGCGGTACCGCAGGGGCTTTCGTCGGCGATCTTCACCACCGACATTCGTGAGGCCGAACGCTTCATGGCCGCCGACGGATCGGACTGCGGCATCGCCAACGTCAACATCGGCACCTCGGGCGCGGAGATTGGCGGAGCATTCGGCGGCGAGAAGCAGACCGGCGGTGGCCGCGAGTCAGGGTCCGACTCGTGGAAGGCCTACATGCGACGCGCCACCAACACCGTCAACTACAGCTCCGAGTTGCCGCTCGCTCAGGGCGTCCAGTTCGGCTAACACGTCCCGCGTGTCAGCGCCCAGCTCGGGTGCATAGCCGGCCACCCGGCCCGGTGTACGCGAGAACCACGTCGGCACACCGGGAATGCGCACCGGGCCGTGTTGCGTCTGCACCGTCTCGAACAGACCGACGGCGTTCAGGTGCGGATCGTCGAACAGCGCATCGGGGGTCTGGATCGGCGCGGCCGGGATCTCCAACTCCCGAAACAGCGCCAGCCACTCGTCGGTGGTGCGCTCCAACAACGTCTCGGCGATCAGGCCGTAGACCACGTCGATATGCTTGGCGCGCCGTTCCAGCGTGGCGTAGAGCTCGCTGGTCCAGGCGGGCTGGACCGCGGCGATGAAGGCGTTCCAGTGCTTGTCGTTGTAGATCAGCGCAGCGATCTGACCGTCCTTGGTCTGATATGGCCGCCGGTTCGGTGCGACCGTGCGCGGATACACCGCCGGCCCCAGTGGAGGGTCGAACATGGCGCCGTTGGCATGTTCGACCAACATGAAGGATGCCATGGTCTCGAACATGGCGACCTCGACCTCCTGTCCCTCCCCCGTGCGCTCACGGTGGAACAGCGCCATCATCGTGGCGTACAGCGCGGTGAGCCCGGCGACCTTGTCCGCCATGATGGTTCCGACGTAGTTCGCCTCGCCGGTGAGTTGTTCCTGCACGGCGGGCAGGCCGCACTCGGCCTGAATGGTGTCGTCGTAGGCCGGCCGGTCCGCCTCGGGACCTCGGCGGCCGTAGCCGTAGCAGTTCGTGTACACAATGTCGGGGTTGATCGCGGCGACGTCGTCGTAGCCGAAG from Mycolicibacterium sp. YH-1 harbors:
- a CDS encoding Lrp/AsnC family transcriptional regulator, whose amino-acid sequence is MTDTGEELDEIDRILARALVADGRATLAQLASVAGLSVSAVQSRVRRLESRGVVTGYRARINPEAIGNMLSAFVAISPLDPSQPDDAPARLEHIREIESCHSVAGEESYVLLVRVATARALEDLLQQIRTAANVRTRSTIILQTFYEGRDFVP
- a CDS encoding aldehyde dehydrogenase family protein, whose protein sequence is MTTMATSTPAAALPTADELRKRVRAALGAIGARCDLREPGTSGLPARTPITDDMLFAIDETTSAQAQEAIAAAATAFAGWRVTPAPVRGALVARLGELLIEHKSDLATLVTVEAGKITSEALGEVQEMIDVCQFAVGLSRQLYGKTIASERPGHRLMETWHPLGVVGVITAFNFPVAVWAWNTAVALVCGNTVVWKPSELTPLTAIACQALIERAADDVGAPHDVSRLVLGAREIGELLVDDARVALLSATGSVRMGREVGPRVAQRFGKALLELGGNNAAIVAPSADLDLAVRGIVFAAAGTAGQRCTSMRRVIAHTSVVDTLVERIEQAYRSLPVGDPAAEGTLVGPLIHERAYRDMVGALEQARADGGEVIGGEHVEVDAGGFYVRPALVRMPAQTAVVHDETFAPILYVLTYDDLDEAIALNNAVPQGLSSAIFTTDIREAERFMAADGSDCGIANVNIGTSGAEIGGAFGGEKQTGGGRESGSDSWKAYMRRATNTVNYSSELPLAQGVQFG
- a CDS encoding CaiB/BaiF CoA-transferase family protein: MTEPKGPLHGIRVVDLTAMVMGPYCTQIMADMGADVVKVEPPAGDNTRFISVGPAPGMSGVFVNVNRGKRSVVLDLRTEEGAAALRSLIVSADVFIHSMRSKAIVKLGFGYDDVAAINPDIVYTNCYGYGRRGPEADRPAYDDTIQAECGLPAVQEQLTGEANYVGTIMADKVAGLTALYATMMALFHRERTGEGQEVEVAMFETMASFMLVEHANGAMFDPPLGPAVYPRTVAPNRRPYQTKDGQIAALIYNDKHWNAFIAAVQPAWTSELYATLERRAKHIDVVYGLIAETLLERTTDEWLALFRELEIPAAPIQTPDALFDDPHLNAVGLFETVQTQHGPVRIPGVPTWFSRTPGRVAGYAPELGADTRDVLAELDALSERQLGAVVDGVGGASHVGLPRVGP